A section of the Rossellomorea marisflavi genome encodes:
- a CDS encoding HD-GYP domain-containing protein: MMLISTRSIRSGMVLGSPVYNMRGKMLIHDRVPLTDRMIQRLLELNIQYVYIEDSLSHGIEVKETVSKKVRQETIKSIEKAFSQVKQSSIPKSVLFEESARQMTGIIGVVLQEVKENNDLLTILTDVFSYDSYIFHHSFNVTLYTLSIGLKLNLPQKQLEQLGVGAILHDIGKMCISEEILMKPGRLTEAEFAEIKLHSERGFEILRGLHSVSILVAHCAYQHHERLDGSGYPRGIKEEDIHPFAKIIAVADVFDAMTSNRVYRDAMLPHQALEILYAGAGTLFDREVIEAFRRSVAIYPNGMIIELNDDRKAIVAEQNQGVTDRPVVRIVEEGGERLESPYEIDLSKEFDVIITGFDPDFEVGIPSRT; encoded by the coding sequence ATGATGCTCATTTCTACAAGGTCCATCAGATCCGGCATGGTTCTAGGTTCACCGGTCTATAACATGAGAGGGAAGATGCTGATTCATGATCGCGTGCCGCTCACGGATCGCATGATTCAGCGGCTGTTAGAGTTGAATATCCAATATGTTTATATCGAAGATTCTCTTTCCCATGGAATTGAGGTCAAAGAGACCGTTTCAAAGAAAGTGAGACAGGAGACGATCAAAAGCATCGAGAAGGCATTCAGTCAGGTCAAGCAATCGAGCATCCCGAAAAGCGTGCTGTTTGAGGAGAGTGCCAGGCAAATGACTGGCATCATCGGAGTCGTCCTGCAGGAAGTCAAGGAGAACAATGACCTTCTGACGATCCTGACAGATGTCTTCTCCTATGATTCTTATATCTTTCATCATTCGTTCAATGTGACACTTTATACCCTTTCGATCGGCCTCAAGCTGAATCTTCCCCAAAAGCAGCTGGAACAGCTCGGGGTGGGAGCGATTCTTCATGATATCGGCAAGATGTGCATATCTGAGGAAATCCTCATGAAGCCGGGCAGACTGACGGAAGCGGAATTTGCTGAAATCAAACTTCACTCCGAGAGGGGATTCGAAATTCTCCGCGGCCTCCATTCAGTATCCATCCTGGTAGCGCACTGTGCGTATCAGCATCATGAGAGATTAGACGGATCCGGGTATCCCCGGGGGATCAAGGAAGAAGATATCCATCCATTCGCCAAGATCATCGCGGTCGCTGACGTCTTTGATGCCATGACCTCCAATCGGGTATACCGGGATGCCATGCTTCCCCATCAGGCCCTCGAGATCCTTTATGCAGGAGCGGGGACCTTGTTCGACAGGGAGGTCATTGAAGCCTTCAGGCGCTCCGTGGCCATCTATCCGAATGGAATGATCATCGAGCTGAATGATGATCGGAAAGCCATCGTGGCCGAGCAGAATCAAGGGGTGACCGACCGCCCTGTTGTCCGGATCGTCGAAGAAGGGGGAGAACGGCTGGAATCCCCTTATGAAATCGATTTAAGCAAGGAATTTGATGTGATCATCACAGGCTTTGATCCGGATTTTGAAGTCGGGATTCCTTCCCGTACATGA
- a CDS encoding bifunctional metallophosphatase/5'-nucleotidase: protein MKETIHIYHTNDLHSHFEHWSRIRDLMKDRRLLHESEGEEVFVFDVGDHVDRSHPLTEATLGKGNVKFLNEAGYDGVTIGNNEGITLDHEELNQLYDDAGFPIILGNLFDESMGMPDWATPYHIYRTKGDVKIGVLGLTAPFYPFYQALGWTVTEPIAELRKLLDELRPKVDVLILLSHLGIRDDEVIGAEFPEVDVILGAHTHHILQEGKKVNNTLLGAAGKYGNFVGHMVIEVDSSSKEILSGKAGLYAYEDLPETGGEPNEERRWVLEGQALLEEEIADLKTGLSVDWYAPSPLPLLLSEALMEWTDADCSLVNAGLLMEGLQKGPVTKRDLHHILPHPINPCLITLTGEELKEVIMLTLNESWPALEVKGLGFRGRVLGQFVYTNISFTEGDLLVGGARLDPHESYKVALPDMFTFGHFFPSLKTKPKKYFMPEFLRDVLGWKLGKMKN, encoded by the coding sequence TTGAAAGAAACGATCCATATATACCACACCAATGATTTGCATAGTCATTTTGAACACTGGTCGAGAATCCGGGACCTCATGAAGGACAGGCGACTGCTGCATGAGAGCGAAGGAGAAGAGGTCTTTGTATTCGATGTAGGCGATCATGTCGATCGCTCACACCCCCTCACAGAGGCCACCCTGGGGAAGGGAAACGTCAAATTCCTGAACGAAGCAGGGTACGACGGAGTCACCATCGGGAACAACGAAGGCATCACCCTTGATCATGAAGAACTGAATCAACTGTATGATGATGCGGGATTTCCGATCATACTTGGAAACCTCTTTGACGAATCCATGGGTATGCCGGATTGGGCAACCCCTTATCACATATACCGGACAAAAGGGGACGTGAAGATCGGGGTACTCGGTTTAACGGCGCCTTTCTATCCTTTTTATCAGGCACTGGGTTGGACCGTCACCGAGCCGATCGCTGAGTTGCGGAAGCTGCTGGATGAACTGAGGCCAAAAGTGGACGTGCTTATTCTTTTATCCCATCTGGGCATTCGTGATGACGAAGTGATAGGAGCGGAGTTCCCTGAAGTGGATGTCATTCTTGGGGCCCACACCCATCACATCCTTCAAGAAGGGAAAAAAGTCAACAACACCCTTCTCGGTGCAGCAGGCAAGTACGGCAACTTCGTCGGTCATATGGTGATCGAAGTCGATTCTTCTAGTAAGGAGATCCTCTCAGGGAAAGCTGGTCTCTATGCGTATGAAGATCTTCCTGAGACCGGGGGTGAGCCGAATGAGGAGCGAAGGTGGGTACTAGAGGGGCAAGCATTACTGGAGGAAGAAATTGCTGATCTGAAAACAGGGCTCTCCGTCGACTGGTATGCTCCGTCGCCGCTACCGCTCCTTCTCAGTGAGGCACTCATGGAGTGGACGGATGCCGATTGTTCTCTCGTGAATGCAGGACTCCTCATGGAAGGTCTGCAAAAAGGGCCAGTCACTAAGAGAGACCTCCATCATATATTGCCTCACCCTATCAATCCGTGTCTGATCACGCTCACTGGAGAAGAACTCAAGGAGGTCATCATGCTTACCCTTAATGAATCATGGCCAGCCCTTGAAGTGAAAGGTCTGGGATTCAGGGGTAGGGTACTCGGGCAATTCGTCTACACCAATATCAGCTTTACTGAAGGTGATCTGTTGGTGGGGGGAGCACGTCTTGACCCACATGAGAGCTACAAGGTGGCTCTGCCGGATATGTTTACATTCGGTCACTTCTTCCCATCCCTTAAAACAAAACCCAAGAAATATTTCATGCCTGAATTCTTACGGGATGTGCTTGGGTGGAAACTAGGCAAAATGAAGAATTGA
- the lipA gene encoding lipoyl synthase produces MSKKEEHIRKPDWLKIKLNTNDNYMGLKKMMREKNLHTVCEEARCPNIHECWGTRRTATFMILGDVCTRACRFCAVKTGLPNELDLAEPERVADSVQLMNLKHVVVTAVARDDLKDGGSQVFAETVRAIRRKSPFTSIEVLPSDMGGVFENIKTLMDAKPDIMNYNVETVRRLTPRVRARATYDRTLEFLRRAKELNPDIPTKSSIMVGLGETKEEILETMDDLRANHVDIVTLGQYLQPSKKHLKVQKYYHPDEFAELREAAMEKGFSHCEAGPLVRSSYHADEQVNAAAKARQAAGEQETQNA; encoded by the coding sequence ATGAGCAAGAAAGAAGAACATATCAGAAAACCGGATTGGCTTAAAATTAAGCTGAATACGAATGATAATTATATGGGTCTTAAGAAAATGATGAGGGAAAAGAATCTTCACACAGTATGTGAAGAAGCCCGCTGCCCGAATATCCATGAATGCTGGGGAACACGCCGTACGGCTACATTCATGATCCTTGGTGACGTATGTACGCGTGCCTGCCGCTTCTGTGCAGTCAAAACAGGCCTTCCGAATGAACTTGATCTGGCAGAACCGGAACGCGTTGCGGATTCCGTTCAGCTCATGAACCTGAAGCACGTGGTTGTTACCGCTGTTGCTCGTGATGATCTGAAAGACGGAGGTTCCCAGGTATTTGCTGAAACGGTACGTGCCATCCGCCGGAAGAGTCCGTTCACGTCTATTGAAGTACTTCCTTCCGATATGGGCGGAGTTTTCGAAAACATCAAAACATTGATGGATGCGAAACCGGATATCATGAACTATAACGTGGAAACGGTACGCCGTCTGACTCCAAGAGTTCGTGCCCGTGCAACATACGACCGTACCCTTGAGTTCCTTCGCCGTGCAAAAGAACTCAACCCTGACATCCCGACAAAATCAAGCATCATGGTAGGTCTAGGTGAAACGAAGGAAGAGATCCTTGAAACAATGGATGATCTTCGTGCGAACCATGTGGATATTGTTACGCTTGGTCAATATCTGCAGCCTTCCAAAAAACACTTGAAAGTTCAAAAATACTATCACCCTGATGAGTTCGCTGAACTTCGTGAAGCCGCCATGGAAAAAGGCTTCAGCCACTGTGAAGCAGGTCCACTCGTGCGTTCTTCCTACCACGCGGACGAACAAGTCAATGCCGCAGCCAAAGCAAGACAGGCAGCTGGTGAACAAGAGACTCAAAACGCATAA
- a CDS encoding YhcN/YlaJ family sporulation lipoprotein — MKKTFVSFAILGLTVTSAGCNGINKSNEEMFHDNGNTINVNDREDLYNKDSWTKKGSQRGEDFGYVRHQKTPGSNAMPMKDMYSINREQVADTISKMSVGIPHVKDCATLVTDEEVLVSYVTDKTDKDGRFNIADQVKKTAMSVIPRWYHVYVTDDKVLMRDVENLAKMDTDSQHVSDSIDNTISLMLQDSPQGREINNGENANGEMSSDYEMQDDDVHQINPDKIRKDNIMD; from the coding sequence TTGAAGAAAACATTCGTAAGCTTTGCCATACTCGGCCTGACTGTGACCAGTGCCGGTTGTAATGGTATCAACAAATCGAATGAAGAAATGTTCCATGACAACGGAAATACAATCAATGTTAACGATAGAGAAGATCTCTACAACAAAGACAGCTGGACCAAAAAGGGCTCACAACGCGGAGAAGACTTTGGATATGTGCGACACCAAAAGACTCCCGGCAGCAACGCTATGCCAATGAAGGATATGTACAGCATCAACAGGGAACAAGTGGCGGATACCATCAGTAAAATGAGTGTCGGCATCCCCCACGTGAAAGACTGCGCGACCCTCGTCACCGACGAAGAAGTCCTCGTTTCATATGTAACGGATAAAACCGATAAAGACGGACGGTTCAATATCGCCGACCAGGTTAAGAAAACCGCCATGTCAGTCATACCAAGATGGTACCATGTATATGTAACCGATGATAAAGTCCTCATGAGGGATGTGGAAAACCTGGCGAAGATGGATACCGATAGCCAGCACGTAAGCGATAGCATCGACAACACCATCAGCCTCATGCTACAGGATTCCCCCCAAGGCAGGGAAATAAACAACGGTGAAAACGCCAACGGCGAAATGTCCTCAGACTACGAAATGCAAGACGACGACGTCCACCAGATCAACCCGGATAAAATCAGAAAAGACAATATCATGGACTAA
- a CDS encoding Na+/H+ antiporter NhaC family protein, with protein sequence MENTIYSLIPPLLAILMVVLTRRVLLSLGVGIVASALLIANFSIGETLSLVWDGFIGNLYADGEWNKGNIFIILFLLLLGIITAFINITGGSRAFGEWAIKRVKTRRGAQLLAAVLGIIIFIDDYFNALAVGQVARPVTDRHNISRAKLAYIIDSTSAPICVVSPVSSWGAYIIGIMGTILAAHNVTDISAFSAFVQVVPMNFYVWATILFVLLIAIRGIDFGKMREHEVKAIQTGELYDASKEIPGELKNELPVSPRGTVGDLVWPIVALVVGTVGAMLWTGYRAVGSFDLLKVFENTDVTLSLILGGIVGFIVSLLFFLRQVSMKGVEGSALGKGIIEGVKSMLPAVYILFFAWTIVTLIGELETGKYLAGLVEQSNIPVAALPFILFVVAGFMAFSTGTSWGSFGLLLPIAGEIAANTDITILLPSMAAVLAGAVFGDHCSPISDTTILSSTGAGSNHIDHVLTQLPYALIAAGAAAVGYLVLGFTENTWLGLLTVIVLVVGVSFLVGKKSETVAEQH encoded by the coding sequence ATGGAAAACACCATTTATTCATTAATCCCGCCACTCTTGGCCATCTTGATGGTCGTATTGACGCGGAGGGTACTATTATCCCTCGGTGTAGGGATTGTGGCATCCGCACTTTTAATAGCTAATTTTTCGATCGGTGAAACGCTCTCCCTCGTATGGGATGGATTCATCGGAAATCTTTACGCAGATGGAGAATGGAATAAGGGGAATATCTTCATCATTCTTTTCCTGCTTCTGCTTGGTATCATCACGGCATTCATCAATATCACGGGCGGAAGCCGTGCCTTCGGTGAATGGGCCATCAAGCGCGTGAAGACCCGCAGGGGTGCACAACTCCTTGCTGCCGTACTCGGTATCATCATCTTCATCGATGATTATTTCAATGCACTTGCGGTCGGTCAGGTGGCACGTCCTGTCACGGACCGTCACAACATTTCAAGGGCAAAACTTGCCTATATCATTGATTCTACCTCAGCCCCAATCTGTGTTGTTTCACCGGTTTCAAGCTGGGGGGCGTACATCATCGGGATCATGGGAACGATCCTGGCTGCCCATAATGTAACCGACATCTCGGCATTTTCAGCCTTCGTGCAAGTTGTTCCCATGAACTTCTACGTTTGGGCCACGATCCTTTTCGTATTGTTGATTGCCATCAGGGGTATCGACTTTGGCAAAATGCGGGAGCATGAAGTGAAAGCAATCCAGACTGGAGAGCTGTATGATGCATCAAAAGAAATCCCTGGAGAGCTTAAAAATGAGCTTCCCGTCAGTCCTAGGGGAACAGTAGGTGACCTTGTCTGGCCCATCGTCGCTCTTGTCGTAGGGACAGTCGGGGCCATGCTTTGGACTGGATACCGTGCGGTGGGATCTTTCGACCTTCTCAAAGTGTTCGAGAACACCGATGTAACGCTTTCTCTGATTCTCGGAGGGATCGTCGGATTCATCGTTTCCCTGCTCTTCTTCCTCAGACAGGTGAGCATGAAAGGCGTGGAAGGGAGTGCGCTCGGTAAAGGGATCATTGAAGGGGTTAAGTCGATGTTGCCAGCCGTTTACATTTTGTTCTTCGCTTGGACGATCGTTACGCTGATCGGAGAATTGGAGACAGGAAAGTATCTTGCAGGTCTCGTTGAACAATCGAACATACCTGTTGCGGCCCTGCCGTTCATCCTGTTCGTTGTGGCTGGATTCATGGCCTTTTCAACGGGAACTTCTTGGGGATCCTTCGGGTTGCTACTCCCGATTGCTGGAGAGATTGCGGCCAACACGGATATTACGATCCTGCTTCCATCAATGGCTGCTGTCCTTGCTGGAGCGGTATTCGGAGACCACTGTTCTCCGATTTCAGACACCACCATTCTTTCCTCCACCGGGGCAGGGAGCAATCACATCGACCACGTCCTCACCCAGCTGCCATATGCCCTCATTGCAGCGGGTGCAGCCGCTGTCGGCTATCTTGTCCTTGGATTCACCGAGAACACGTGGCTCGGGCTGTTGACGGTCATCGTGCTCGTTGTTGGAGTATCGTTCCTGGTCGGCAAGAAATCAGAAACAGTGGCAGAACAGCATTAG
- a CDS encoding DUF72 domain-containing protein: MIYVGVTGWGDHDTLYENVPARDKLKEYGAHFPVVEVDASFYAVQPVKNVRKWVDETPDAFRFIVKAYQGMTGHQRGEIPFESKDVMFAAFKESIVPFLESGKLAMVLFQFPPWFDCTKDNVNYIRYCRELMQGIPVSLEFRHQSWYSPEFRQGTLGFMKNEDWIHSICDEPQAGEGSVPRVVEATNGDATLIRFHGRNVYGWNHTGKDNWREVRYLYRYNQSELEEWIPHIRKLEQESKDLYILFNNNSGGDAADNAKQMIEHLGIRYSGLAPKQLDLF; encoded by the coding sequence ATGATCTATGTTGGAGTGACAGGGTGGGGGGACCATGACACCCTTTATGAAAACGTCCCGGCAAGGGATAAGCTGAAGGAGTACGGCGCCCACTTCCCGGTGGTGGAAGTGGATGCATCCTTTTATGCCGTACAGCCGGTGAAGAATGTAAGGAAATGGGTGGATGAAACCCCTGATGCGTTCCGATTCATCGTGAAGGCCTATCAGGGGATGACGGGGCATCAGCGGGGTGAAATCCCGTTTGAATCAAAGGATGTCATGTTTGCGGCATTCAAGGAATCCATCGTCCCTTTCCTGGAGAGCGGAAAGCTTGCCATGGTCCTATTCCAATTCCCGCCATGGTTCGACTGTACAAAAGATAATGTGAACTATATCAGATATTGCAGGGAACTGATGCAGGGTATCCCAGTGTCTCTGGAGTTTCGTCACCAAAGCTGGTATTCGCCCGAATTCCGCCAGGGGACGCTTGGTTTCATGAAGAATGAAGACTGGATCCATTCAATCTGTGATGAGCCTCAGGCTGGAGAAGGTTCTGTCCCAAGAGTGGTCGAAGCAACGAACGGAGATGCCACGCTCATCCGGTTTCACGGGCGAAATGTGTATGGCTGGAATCATACGGGGAAGGACAATTGGCGGGAGGTCCGTTATCTCTATCGTTATAATCAGTCCGAACTTGAAGAGTGGATTCCCCATATAAGGAAGCTTGAGCAAGAATCAAAGGATCTGTATATCCTTTTCAATAATAATTCAGGCGGGGACGCAGCGGATAATGCCAAACAGATGATTGAACACCTTGGAATACGGTACAGCGGCCTTGCACCGAAGCAGCTGGATCTGTTCTGA
- a CDS encoding M23 family metallopeptidase, which yields MFFFIVIHPVQLTVAKEMSEEQIHNKRMELFKKNEALTQIPWYYMAAIDQYERSLRFSRQDREKPTSPISIHISPETWTGALNPNREDANPLTISLFDGFGRDGDLDGKASLLSDEDRLASLSHFILRYGIDHDNVKLALWEYYKRDKTVSIIMGKAMVYKKFDTIHLNAKAFPLPQRYNYSYRNTWGDARGWGGKRMHEGTDLFADYGVPVRSTSYGIVEMKGWNRYGGWRIGIRDINNTYHYYAHLNGFSKDLKVGQMVEPGMVIGGVGSSGYGPPGTAGKFPPHLHYGMYKDNGITEWSFDPYPHLKMWERQDRAKEE from the coding sequence ATGTTCTTCTTCATTGTCATCCATCCGGTTCAACTGACCGTCGCAAAGGAAATGTCAGAAGAACAGATCCATAATAAAAGGATGGAGCTTTTCAAAAAAAATGAAGCCCTCACCCAAATTCCCTGGTATTATATGGCGGCCATCGATCAATACGAGAGAAGTTTACGCTTCTCAAGGCAGGACCGGGAAAAACCCACCTCGCCGATCTCCATTCACATCAGCCCTGAAACATGGACCGGCGCCCTCAATCCCAACCGGGAAGATGCCAATCCATTGACCATCTCCCTATTCGACGGGTTCGGTCGCGATGGAGACCTTGACGGGAAAGCCAGCCTGCTGAGCGATGAAGATCGCCTTGCATCCCTTTCCCACTTCATTCTTCGCTATGGGATCGATCACGATAATGTGAAGCTTGCTCTATGGGAGTATTACAAGCGGGATAAGACTGTCAGCATCATCATGGGGAAAGCAATGGTGTACAAGAAGTTCGACACGATCCATCTGAACGCGAAAGCATTCCCCCTCCCCCAGAGGTATAACTACAGCTACCGGAATACATGGGGGGATGCCAGGGGTTGGGGCGGTAAACGGATGCATGAGGGAACAGATCTGTTTGCCGATTATGGGGTCCCGGTCCGGTCCACTTCATACGGCATCGTCGAAATGAAAGGATGGAATCGATATGGGGGATGGCGCATCGGAATACGTGATATCAATAATACGTATCACTATTATGCACATCTGAACGGATTCTCCAAAGATCTGAAGGTCGGTCAGATGGTCGAGCCCGGCATGGTGATCGGAGGCGTGGGGAGTTCCGGATACGGTCCCCCAGGGACAGCAGGAAAATTCCCTCCCCATCTTCATTATGGTATGTACAAAGACAATGGAATCACAGAGTGGTCCTTCGACCCGTACCCTCACCTGAAAATGTGGGAGCGACAGGATCGGGCAAAGGAAGAATAA
- a CDS encoding DoxX family protein yields MVNVFLRNNKAVASFLTIIRLYLGYFWLTSGIGKITGGFEVTGFLQGAISKATGDHPAVQTWWATFLEQVALPHHELFATLVMWGEVLVGIGLILGLFTNLAALGGIMMNFSFLLSGTTSTNPQMVILTIFLIVAGANAGRYGVDRWMMPYMRKQWQNRKGHKKLAPAV; encoded by the coding sequence ATGGTAAACGTATTCTTACGTAATAATAAAGCAGTTGCAAGTTTCTTGACGATTATCAGGCTGTACTTGGGGTACTTCTGGCTGACTTCCGGCATCGGAAAGATTACTGGGGGATTTGAAGTCACCGGGTTCCTCCAGGGAGCAATCAGCAAGGCGACAGGTGATCATCCGGCTGTACAGACGTGGTGGGCAACGTTCCTTGAACAGGTCGCACTCCCTCACCATGAGTTGTTTGCCACACTCGTCATGTGGGGAGAGGTGCTCGTCGGGATCGGCTTGATCCTCGGACTGTTCACAAATCTTGCAGCACTCGGTGGCATCATGATGAACTTCAGTTTTCTCCTCAGTGGAACCACCAGCACAAATCCGCAGATGGTCATCCTCACGATCTTCCTTATTGTCGCAGGAGCCAATGCCGGACGGTATGGAGTCGATCGTTGGATGATGCCTTATATGAGGAAACAGTGGCAAAATCGAAAAGGGCATAAGAAGTTAGCTCCGGCGGTATGA
- a CDS encoding sodium-dependent transporter, producing MENRSQFGTRAGFIMAAVGSAIGLGNIWRFPAVAYENGGGAFFIPYLFALLTAGIPLLILEFTIGHKYRGSAPLSYFRMNRKLEWLGWWQVAIAFVISTYYSVIIAWAMSYSVFSFNLGWGDDTEGFLFGEYLKLDVSAGQTGSIVPGVFIPLVIVWVVALGILFRGVKKGIEVANKIFIPALVILFLIIVIRAVTLPGALEGLDAFFKPDFSKIADPSVWVAAYGQIFFSLSIAFAIMITYSSYLPKKSDITNNAFITGFGNSSFELLAGIGVFAALGFMAQSQGVSVQEVVSGGVGLAFVVFPQIINSFPALNGLFGFLFFASLVLAGLTSLISITETYVAAVSEKFGLSRKKAVLFGGGLSALVSILFATQGGLLFLDVADYFINQFGVAFVGLIEVIVVVWFLRKLNPLQAHANEISDIRLGAWWKVCLGVITPVVLGFMMFGLFKINLLKQFDTENGNYEGYPDMFINLSGWAVAAFALVLGFLFTVKRWSSKTEADTTYKEVS from the coding sequence ATGGAAAATCGCAGTCAGTTCGGCACCCGTGCAGGCTTTATTATGGCGGCTGTCGGATCCGCCATTGGACTAGGGAATATCTGGCGCTTTCCGGCGGTCGCCTATGAAAATGGAGGAGGAGCATTCTTCATCCCGTATCTATTCGCTCTCTTAACGGCGGGGATTCCGCTTTTGATCCTGGAATTCACGATCGGGCATAAATATCGTGGCTCAGCTCCTCTTTCTTATTTCAGGATGAACCGCAAGCTTGAATGGCTTGGCTGGTGGCAGGTTGCCATTGCGTTTGTCATCTCGACCTACTACTCAGTCATCATCGCCTGGGCCATGTCGTACAGTGTATTCTCCTTCAATCTTGGCTGGGGAGATGATACAGAAGGTTTCTTGTTCGGGGAATACTTGAAACTGGATGTGAGTGCAGGGCAGACGGGAAGCATCGTCCCTGGCGTATTCATTCCACTGGTCATTGTATGGGTGGTTGCCCTCGGTATCCTCTTCCGTGGAGTCAAAAAGGGAATTGAAGTGGCGAACAAGATCTTCATTCCGGCACTTGTCATTTTATTCTTAATCATTGTGATCAGAGCCGTCACTCTTCCTGGAGCTCTGGAAGGCCTGGATGCCTTCTTCAAACCAGATTTCTCGAAAATCGCCGATCCTAGCGTGTGGGTGGCAGCGTATGGACAAATTTTCTTCAGTCTATCTATTGCTTTCGCCATCATGATTACGTACTCAAGTTATCTTCCGAAAAAATCGGATATCACCAATAACGCATTCATTACCGGTTTCGGGAACTCCAGCTTTGAATTGCTGGCAGGGATCGGGGTTTTCGCAGCATTGGGCTTCATGGCCCAGTCTCAAGGGGTATCGGTTCAGGAAGTCGTTAGCGGAGGAGTGGGGCTTGCATTCGTCGTATTCCCGCAGATCATCAATTCCTTCCCTGCGTTGAATGGCTTGTTCGGATTCCTATTCTTCGCCTCACTTGTCCTGGCAGGATTGACCTCCCTGATCTCGATAACCGAGACCTATGTGGCAGCAGTCTCAGAGAAATTCGGACTTTCCAGAAAGAAAGCCGTTCTGTTCGGAGGCGGACTTTCGGCTTTGGTTTCGATCCTATTCGCAACGCAGGGAGGATTACTCTTCCTCGACGTAGCTGACTACTTCATCAATCAATTCGGAGTGGCATTCGTCGGATTGATCGAAGTCATCGTGGTCGTTTGGTTCTTGCGCAAGCTCAACCCGCTTCAAGCGCATGCCAATGAAATCTCTGATATCCGTCTGGGAGCCTGGTGGAAGGTTTGTCTAGGAGTCATCACACCGGTTGTCCTCGGTTTCATGATGTTTGGTTTGTTCAAAATCAATCTTCTGAAACAATTTGACACTGAAAACGGAAACTATGAAGGGTATCCAGATATGTTCATCAACTTAAGCGGATGGGCTGTGGCAGCCTTTGCCCTTGTACTTGGATTCCTCTTTACCGTCAAGCGTTGGAGCTCCAAAACAGAAGCTGACACCACATACAAGGAGGTAAGCTAA
- a CDS encoding methionine/alanine import family NSS transporter small subunit, translated as MGTAAIISMIVGIVIIWGGLVASIANAVISSKKQKQA; from the coding sequence ATGGGTACAGCAGCTATCATCAGCATGATCGTTGGTATCGTAATCATTTGGGGCGGACTTGTAGCGAGCATAGCCAATGCCGTCATCAGTTCGAAAAAGCAGAAGCAGGCATAA
- a CDS encoding YutD family protein: MICIQNTCYEIIDEYRDGFNEEAFKERYSDILSKYDYILGDWGYGQLRLKGFFDDQNQKSSFDTKVSTHKDYLYEYCNFGCAYFLVKKVKK, from the coding sequence ATGATCTGCATACAGAATACATGCTATGAAATCATAGATGAGTATCGGGATGGATTCAATGAGGAAGCTTTCAAGGAACGGTACAGTGATATCTTGAGTAAATATGATTACATCTTAGGTGACTGGGGGTACGGTCAGCTGCGTTTAAAGGGGTTCTTCGATGATCAGAACCAGAAGTCTTCTTTCGATACAAAGGTGAGCACCCATAAGGATTACTTGTATGAGTACTGTAACTTCGGTTGTGCATACTTTCTTGTGAAAAAAGTAAAGAAATGA